A single genomic interval of Malania oleifera isolate guangnan ecotype guangnan chromosome 11, ASM2987363v1, whole genome shotgun sequence harbors:
- the LOC131167294 gene encoding threonine dehydratase 1 biosynthetic, chloroplastic-like isoform X1: protein MSMEALRLNLSHFLPLRPELSKHSNEASKRKKRSSFCTPLVVTATFSKSAAETSHKPSAATPVKFLSPAPPLLRASADSLQYPSGCLGGITDRIVADGLLTAMGCLTNILSSKVCDVAIESPLQLATKLSERLQAQVWLKREDLQPVFSFKFRGAYNMMAKLPREQLERGVICSSAGNHAQGVALSAQRLGCAAVIAMPVTTPEIKWMLVERLGATVVLVGDSYDEAQAYAKKRAEEEGRTFIPPFDHPDVITGQGTIGMEIVRQMQGPLHAIFVPVGGGGLIAGIAAYLKRVSPEVCWLQIWSWLPLEILEHGCVLVCCCYFAVLLGCSAISLWFSLPSLLCDWAVYFVLHLLY, encoded by the exons atgtccATGGAGGCTCTCCGTCTCAATCTTTCTCATTTCTTACCCCTGCGCCCCGAACTCTCAAAGCATTCCAATGAGGCTTCCAAAAGGAAGAAAAGGAGCAGCTTCTGCACGCCACTCGTCGTCACTGCCACATTTTCGAAATCAGCGGCCGAGACCTCCCATAAACCCTCCGCCGCCACTCCCGTGAAGTTCCTCTCCCCCGCGCCTCCCCTTCTCAGGGCCTCCGCCGATTCCCTACAGTACCCCTCTGGTTGCCTCGGTGGCATAACGGACCGTATTGTGGCCGACGGGTTGCTCACCGCCATGGGCTGCCTGACCAACATTCTCTCCTCCAAGGTCTGCGACGTGGCGATTGAGTCGCCCTTGCAGTTGGCGACGAAGCTCTCCGAGCGGTTGCAAGCTCAAGTCTGGCTCAAAAGAGAGGATTTACAGCCT GTTTTCTCATTCAAATTTAGAGGAGCATATAATATGATGGCAAAGCTTCCTAGAGAACAGTTGGAAAGGGGGGTTATATGCTCATCAGCCGGAAATCATGCCCAAGGGGTAGCTTTATCTGCACAGAGACTTGGTTGTGCTGCTGTTATTGCCATGCCTGTTACCACACCAGAAATTAAG TGGATGTTAGTTGAGAGGTTGGGTGCCACTGTTGTTCTTGTGGGTGATTCTTATGATGAAGCACAAGCATATGCTAAGAAACGAGCTGAAGAAGAAGGTCGTACATTCATTCCCCCCTTTGATCATCCAGATGTCATCACGGGGCAAGGAACAATTGGGATGGAGATTGTGCGACAGATGCAAGGCCCGTTGCATGCAATTTTTGTTCCTGTGGGTGGTGGTGGATTAATTGCTGGTATTGCTGCTTATCTAAAGAGGGTTTCTCCAGAGGTCTGTTGGTTGCA GATTTGGTCGTGGCTGCCTCTTGAAATTCTGGAACACGGTTGTGTGCTCGTGTGCTGCTGCTATTTTGCTGTGTTGCTGGGTTGCTCAGCCATCTCTCTTTGGTTCTCCTTGCCTTCCTTGCTATGTGACTGGGCAGTATATTTTGTGCTTCATCTTTTGTATTGA
- the LOC131167294 gene encoding threonine dehydratase 1 biosynthetic, chloroplastic-like isoform X3, translating into MSMEALRLNLSHFLPLRPELSKHSNEASKRKKRSSFCTPLVVTATFSKSAAETSHKPSAATPVKFLSPAPPLLRASADSLQYPSGCLGGITDRIVADGLLTAMGCLTNILSSKVCDVAIESPLQLATKLSERLQAQVWLKREDLQPVFSFKFRGAYNMMAKLPREQLERGVICSSAGNHAQGVALSAQRLGCAAVIAMPVTTPEIKWMLVERLGATVVLVGDSYDEAQAYAKKRAEEEGRTFIPPFDHPDVITGQGTIGMEIVRQMQGPLHAIFVPVGGGGLIAGIAAYLKRVSPEVCWLQH; encoded by the exons atgtccATGGAGGCTCTCCGTCTCAATCTTTCTCATTTCTTACCCCTGCGCCCCGAACTCTCAAAGCATTCCAATGAGGCTTCCAAAAGGAAGAAAAGGAGCAGCTTCTGCACGCCACTCGTCGTCACTGCCACATTTTCGAAATCAGCGGCCGAGACCTCCCATAAACCCTCCGCCGCCACTCCCGTGAAGTTCCTCTCCCCCGCGCCTCCCCTTCTCAGGGCCTCCGCCGATTCCCTACAGTACCCCTCTGGTTGCCTCGGTGGCATAACGGACCGTATTGTGGCCGACGGGTTGCTCACCGCCATGGGCTGCCTGACCAACATTCTCTCCTCCAAGGTCTGCGACGTGGCGATTGAGTCGCCCTTGCAGTTGGCGACGAAGCTCTCCGAGCGGTTGCAAGCTCAAGTCTGGCTCAAAAGAGAGGATTTACAGCCT GTTTTCTCATTCAAATTTAGAGGAGCATATAATATGATGGCAAAGCTTCCTAGAGAACAGTTGGAAAGGGGGGTTATATGCTCATCAGCCGGAAATCATGCCCAAGGGGTAGCTTTATCTGCACAGAGACTTGGTTGTGCTGCTGTTATTGCCATGCCTGTTACCACACCAGAAATTAAG TGGATGTTAGTTGAGAGGTTGGGTGCCACTGTTGTTCTTGTGGGTGATTCTTATGATGAAGCACAAGCATATGCTAAGAAACGAGCTGAAGAAGAAGGTCGTACATTCATTCCCCCCTTTGATCATCCAGATGTCATCACGGGGCAAGGAACAATTGGGATGGAGATTGTGCGACAGATGCAAGGCCCGTTGCATGCAATTTTTGTTCCTGTGGGTGGTGGTGGATTAATTGCTGGTATTGCTGCTTATCTAAAGAGGGTTTCTCCAGAGGTCTGTTGGTTGCA ACATTGA
- the LOC131167294 gene encoding threonine dehydratase 1 biosynthetic, chloroplastic-like isoform X2 gives MSMEALRLNLSHFLPLRPELSKHSNEASKRKKRSSFCTPLVVTATFSKSAAETSHKPSAATPVKFLSPAPPLLRASADSLQYPSGCLGGITDRIVADGLLTAMGCLTNILSSKVCDVAIESPLQLATKLSERLQAQVWLKREDLQPVFSFKFRGAYNMMAKLPREQLERGVICSSAGNHAQGVALSAQRLGCAAVIAMPVTTPEIKWMLVERLGATVVLVGDSYDEAQAYAKKRAEEEGRTFIPPFDHPDVITGQGTIGMEIVRQMQGPLHAIFVPVGGGGLIAGIAAYLKRVSPEDLVVAAS, from the exons atgtccATGGAGGCTCTCCGTCTCAATCTTTCTCATTTCTTACCCCTGCGCCCCGAACTCTCAAAGCATTCCAATGAGGCTTCCAAAAGGAAGAAAAGGAGCAGCTTCTGCACGCCACTCGTCGTCACTGCCACATTTTCGAAATCAGCGGCCGAGACCTCCCATAAACCCTCCGCCGCCACTCCCGTGAAGTTCCTCTCCCCCGCGCCTCCCCTTCTCAGGGCCTCCGCCGATTCCCTACAGTACCCCTCTGGTTGCCTCGGTGGCATAACGGACCGTATTGTGGCCGACGGGTTGCTCACCGCCATGGGCTGCCTGACCAACATTCTCTCCTCCAAGGTCTGCGACGTGGCGATTGAGTCGCCCTTGCAGTTGGCGACGAAGCTCTCCGAGCGGTTGCAAGCTCAAGTCTGGCTCAAAAGAGAGGATTTACAGCCT GTTTTCTCATTCAAATTTAGAGGAGCATATAATATGATGGCAAAGCTTCCTAGAGAACAGTTGGAAAGGGGGGTTATATGCTCATCAGCCGGAAATCATGCCCAAGGGGTAGCTTTATCTGCACAGAGACTTGGTTGTGCTGCTGTTATTGCCATGCCTGTTACCACACCAGAAATTAAG TGGATGTTAGTTGAGAGGTTGGGTGCCACTGTTGTTCTTGTGGGTGATTCTTATGATGAAGCACAAGCATATGCTAAGAAACGAGCTGAAGAAGAAGGTCGTACATTCATTCCCCCCTTTGATCATCCAGATGTCATCACGGGGCAAGGAACAATTGGGATGGAGATTGTGCGACAGATGCAAGGCCCGTTGCATGCAATTTTTGTTCCTGTGGGTGGTGGTGGATTAATTGCTGGTATTGCTGCTTATCTAAAGAGGGTTTCTCCAGAG GATTTGGTCGTGGCTGCCTCTTGA
- the LOC131167295 gene encoding dehydration-responsive element-binding protein 2A-like: MSPTPGNITQRKKRSRARRDGSSVAEKIAEWKEYNNELDSSNDEGKPVRRVPAKGSKKGCMKGKGGPENPNFSYRGVRQRRCGKWVAEIRAPNRGTRLWLGTFPTPLEAATAYDEAARAMYGPVARLNLSNNASVKEAPTSSSDCSSDISASSCMDYSLDCLKPSWPEDCDYMLYVPGTVDLILPDLV, from the exons ATGTCGCCGACTCCGGGGAATATTACCCAGAG GAAGAAGAGGTCACGGGCCAGGCGGGATGGATCTTCTGTAGCTGAGAAAATTGCAGAGTGGAAGGAGTACAACAACGAACTTGATTCTTCTAATGACGAGGGAAAGCCAGTCCGCAGAGTTCCCGCTAAAGGATCAAAAAAGGGATGCATGAAGGGTAAGGGTGGACCGGAGAACCCCAATTTTAGTTACAGAGGTGTAAGGCAGAGGAGATGCGGTAAGTGGGTCGCAGAGATTCGAGCGCCAAACAGGGGAACAAGACTCTGGCTTGGTACATTCCCGACACCACTCGAAGCTGCGACGGCGTATGACGAGGCTGCAAGGGCCATGTACGGTCCTGTAGCCCGGCTAAATCTTTCAAATAACGCTTCAGTGAAGGAGGCACCTACATCAAGCAGTGATTGTTCGTCAGACATATCAGCATCATCTTGCATGGATTATAGTTTGGATTGCTTAAAACCAAGCTGGCCAGAAGATTGTGACTACATGTTGTATGTGCCAGGAACAGTTGATTTGATATTACCAGATCTTGTGTAA